The following coding sequences lie in one Populus nigra chromosome 15, ddPopNigr1.1, whole genome shotgun sequence genomic window:
- the LOC133674800 gene encoding thylakoid lumenal 16.5 kDa protein, chloroplastic-like → MATTFLSTAKPFLSSSTPSSLSSLTNRPLQFSCPQQKCNPRRPLTSCKALSDESLPVPAASPIIITRRSLSICFLTSFVFSLASRGSSSANAAILEADDDEELLEKVKRDRKKRLERQGVISSANKEKGYLQDLVYKLSKVGQAIDNNDLSTASSVLGGSTDIDWVKKANIAFTKLSSSPEEKIEVDTFNSSLSSLISSVTSNDIESSKTAFVSSATAFEKWTNLTGLFGQLKGL, encoded by the exons atggcGACAACATTTCTCTCGACTGCAAAAcccttcctctcctcttcaACACCATCTTCTTTATCATCCCTAACAAATAGACCTCTCCAGTTTTCTTGTCCACAACAAAAATGTAATCCCAGGAGACCATTGACTTCATGCAAAGCTCTCAGTGACGAGTCACTTCCAGTACCAGCCGCCTCTCCAATTATTATAACAAGAAGAAGCCTGTCCATTTGCTTCTTAACCAGCTTTGTATTTTCATTGGCAAGTAGAGGTAGTTCTAGTGCCAATGCAGCTATACTAGAagctgatgatgatgaagaattaTTGGAGAAAGTTAAGAGGGACAGAAAGAAAAGGTTAGAAAGACAAGGAGTTATTAGCTCAGCTAACAAGGAAAAAG GATATTTGCAAGATCTTGTGTACAAGCTAAGTAAAGTAGGGCAAGCCATAGACAACAATGATCTATCTACTGCTAGTTCGGTTCTTGGGGGTAGCACTGATATTGATTGGGTTAAGAAGGCTAACATTGCCTTCACCAAG CTGAGCTCTAGCCCTGAAGAAAAGATAGAGGTGGACACCTTTAATTCCTCTCtatcttctttaatttcatcag TTACTAGCAATGACATTGAATCCTCCAAAACTGCTTTTGTATCATCAGCCACTGCTTTTGAGAAATGGACAAACTTGACAGGGCTGTTTGGACAACTCAAAGGGCTTTGA
- the LOC133674799 gene encoding methyl-CpG-binding domain-containing protein 11-like, whose product MEKDKETVTVEEEGFSLELPAPSGWKKKFVPKKGGTPKKGEIIFTAPTGEEIASKRQLEQYLRAHAGGPAVSEFDWGTGETPRRSARIIEKAKVTPVKESEPPKKRSRKSAALKESKETETTFEGTEEAKEEAEKTEMNDMEVEEGKDIMKENQNENKGPCAETQTEAAPVEEAGAGAGEEVKTSAKIDEEKVQEKDGQQQGEATTKQGSGEQEKTGAAIDDEKKDEAVDDKEKLNRTAPESEGEIKGKEAENCTSEKPDHTGVDGIKEKVDAKAIENGSNAGEVKP is encoded by the exons ATGGAGAAAGATAAGGAGACTGTAACAGTTGAGGAAGAGGGTTTCTCTTTAGAGCTTCCTGCTCCTTCTGGCTGGAAAAAGAAG TTTGTACCCAAGAAAGGCGGGACCCCTAAGAAAGGTGAGATCATTTTCACTGCTCCAACAGGGGAAGAAATTGCAAGCAAAAGACAGTTGGAACAGTACCTCAGAGCACACGCTGGTGGTCCGGCAGTATCTGAGTTTGACTGGGGCACTGGTGAGACTCCAAGGAGATCAGCAAGGATTATCGAGAAGGCAAAGGTGACTCCTGTGAAAGAAAGTGAGCCTCCAAAGAAAAGAAGCAGGAAATCAGCAGCTTTGAAGGAGAGCAAAGAAACAGAAACTACTTTTGAAGGAACTGAGGAGGCTAAAGAGGAAGCTGAAAAAACTGAGATGAATGACATGGAGGTAGAAGAGGGAAAGGACAtcatgaaagaaaatcaaaatgaaaataaaggaCCATGTGCAGAGACTCAAACAGAGGCAGCTCCTGTTGAAGAAGCTGGAGCTGGAGCTGGAGAAGAAGTTAAAACTTCTGCTAAAATAGATGAGGAAAAGGTGCAAGAAAAGGATGGGCAACAACAGGGTGAGGCAACTACAAAGCAGGGATCAGGCGAACAAGAGAAAACAGGTGCAGCCATTGATGATGAGAAAAAGGATGAAGCTGTAGATGACAAAGAGAAACTCAACAGAACTGCTCCTGAGTCTGAAGGAGAGATAAAGGGTAAAGAAGCAGAGAATTGCACTAGTGAGAAACCTGATCATACAGGTGTCGATGGGATCAAAGAAAAGGTAGATGCAAAGGCAATTGAGAATGGCAGCAACGCTGGCGAGGTTAAACCTTGA